The nucleotide window TGAAGTACCCGGTGTCGTACAGGAAGGCTTGGGTTGCAAAACAAAAAGTGATGGAGAAATTATTTGGCACATTTGAAGATTCATACAACATGCTCCCTCGATTTTTACAGGCGTTGCAGATTTCTAATCCAGGGTCAATAGTGAATTTAAACTATAAGGAATGTGTGAATGGAGTGGCAACTTTCGGTCGTGTCTTTTGGGCATTTAGGCCTTCTATCGAAGGCTTCCACTTTTGTCGTCCATTGATAAGTATTGATGGAACTCATTTGTATGGAAAATACAAGGGGAAACTGTTGATTGCGGTTGCATTCGATGCGGATAATGGACTTTTTCCATTATGTTATGCAATTGTAGATGAAGAAAGTTCTAATAATTGGGGATGGTTCATAGATAACATTCGTTCTTATGTAACAAATCGAccaggaatttgtgttttgtctgATCGACATGCAGGTATTTTGGCTGCAATGCGGGATAGGTGGCCCGAACCAGTTGCTTACCACAGATATTGTTCGCGTCATTTTGTTAGTAATTTCCACGACAAGTTTAAGGATGTAGACATGAAGAATGCAGTAAATTTGATGGCCAATGAACCTTCCAGACAAAAATTTGATTTGTGGATGTCGCGAGTAAAAGATATAAACATTGCAGCGTGGAATTATCTAGATCGtgcaggaaaagaaaaatggagttTATCGTATGATGATGGGCATAGATATGGTAACATGACTACAAATATGTCAGAAATATTCAACAGTGTTCTAAAGGGGGGGAGATTCCTTCCTATTACTGCACTTGTCCAGCTGACATTTTATAGGTGCAACAAATATTTCGTGAAGAGGAGGATGGAAGCAGAACAATATAGACTTCAAGGTTCTGAATTGCCTCCACAGGTTTATGGTCACATTAGTAGAGAAAATGAAGATGCTAAACGACAACATGTTCGGATGTTCAATCATGACCCTCCTACATTTCAGGTGACAACAAGAACAAGAGGTGCGGAAAATAATCAACATGGTGAACGGCGGGCTGTAGTATGTCTTGGAGAACGACCAGAAGATCAATCTTGTTCTTGCAATATGTGGCTATTGTACCATCGTCCATGTTCACATGTATTGGCTTGTTGTTCGGTTAACAAGATTGATTGGAGGCAATATATGGAGGCATATTTCACAATTGGTGCATATGAGAGCTCATATGCGCCTATCTTTTGCCCAATACCTGATGAGTCAGGTTGGCAGATATATAGTGGCCCAGTTGTCATTGCTGATCCCGATCAACGTAGGTCATCGAAAGGTCGTCCAAAGTCAACACGAATAAGAAATGAGATGGATGCAAGAGAAGGTCGTTCATCGAACAAGTGCAGCATTTGTGGACAAAGAGGGCATAACAAAAAATCTCATAAGTCCACTGCACAAAGtaatttgtatatgtatatttattgtttattcttTGTACTTGTTTAATAATTTCTTCAATGACTAAATGTATTTCCGGTGCAGGTGGCGCTAGTTGACATATGGCGCGGACACGGGGTGGTCGATCATCGAGTCATTCAGGGACTCCCGTTGTCCGCGATTTGAGGGAGGATCGTCCTGAGCCGGATGATCGTTCCATTCTATACATGCAAGCAAACCACCGGTCAGAGGATGTGTGGCGGAGACAGGTGAaaatttgatttaaatttttatcaaatcatGCATATCTTatcaaaatatatgtatatattattcatTGAAATCATTTTATACAGGATACAGGAGTGCCAATAAGATTTAGGCAGCATGTGTTTTGGAGCTTGGATGCACGCGTTAGACACTATGTGATCCAGGCTGGTTTCTATGGTATCACACAAATAGGTAATATAAAACTTGATAATGGCCTCTTAACTGCGTTAGTCGAGCGATGGAGGCGTGAAACCCACACCTTCCACTTCCGTGTTGGGGAGATGACGATAACACTGGAGGACGTTGCTATATTATTGGGCCTTAGGGTTGATGGACCAGCTGTGACTGGTACTGGGATATATGATTGGGATGATGTGATGTTGCGATTACTAGGTAGGGTCGCACTGAGTACGGAGAGGGAGGGGGCATCTTTATCGTTGTCATGGTTAGTTCTGCATTTTGGTGAAAATAATCCTCCAATTGATGATGCCCCTGAGGAGGTCTTGCAACAATATGCTAGGGCTTACATATTAGCCATGTTTGGGAGCATTCTTTTCCCGGCCACGACGGGTGATAGCATACCCCTCATTTTCCTACCTCTCCTAGCAGATCTTCGGCAGACCTCAATGTATAGCTGGGGAGGAGCAGTATTGGCTTGTTTATATCGAAACCTATGTCGAGGATGTATGGGCAGTGCTCGTACGATAGGAGGTTGTGGCCTATTACTTCAGGTAATgaatgaaacatatatatacatatttcgaTAGTTGACATATTAAAATATCATTAGTtggatcaacaagaaaaaaataaatattcttttttgttaaaatttgttTTACAGTTATGGTCATGGGAGAGGTTACATGTATGTCGACCAGGAATGCGTACATTGGATCCACCCGCAGGACTTCCAGACGAGCCGCCTCGTCCACTTGGTGCCaggtaatttttatttatgtgcTGTATATAAATTATGTATTTACTTTATCAATGATATACATATGTTTCCAAGTTTATTGAAAATTTGTTATTATAGTTGGCGGGGAAATCGGACTTATAGAAGATCTCCAAGGCAAGTCCTTATCTTTGCTAGAGATGAGTTGGATCAACAAAAACCTCATCAGGTACAGTGGATGCCTTATACAACTGCCAGACTTATGGATGCACCTGTAGTATGTATTGGAGGAAGCAGAGTATGGAGAGCTGTAGTGCCATTGATTTGTTTTGAGATGATAGAGCTACATTGCCCGGATCGTGTGATGAGGCAATTTGGTATTACGCAGCATGTCCCGCATCCAGTGGATACCAACGAAAAATTGCATGATCTGAATAGGCGAGGTCGCGGTGATGTGGATTGGAGTATCCAAAATGCCACATGGATAGCACAATGGGATGATAGACTTAGCCAAATCGCACAGGAGCGATTCCCTCGAACGAGCATTGACGAGTATATGCATTGGTATTTCTCGATAACTAGACGGGTTATTGGTGCTCCATCGACAGTGAGACGACTTGCAGATCTTGACTATGCGCCTCAGGGGGGTCGACTACGAAGAGTGGtacatatttaaataatttcatatttcttTCATACTATTTAAATTATATTATGATGTAACATCTACTAATGCAGGCTACTTTGGCATTGGCGGGAGCGAGAAGAGCTGCTAATGCATTACGTGATGCAGTAAATGAGTCTGCCGCTTCCATTGCAACTAATTGGTTGGGGTCTTGCCGCGACATTCTGGAAGAGGTTGGTGAGGGTAATCGATTTGAGGAGATTATAGGCAATGTGGAAGCTACACCCCAACATCGTCGCAGGCATCCAGGAGGTCCATCACATATACGTACTCGTGTTTCTTGTGCACCTGACTTTACAATGCATGCCTCACAGTTGACACAAGATGAGCCTGGTCAATCTACCACTCCTACGACATGGGCTAGGCACCGGACCATATGATATTTACcatcttttggtttttattgttgttttaatTATCtactttatgtttttcttttccaaatatTTGATTGGATGGATGCAAGCAAGACATGTCTATGTtagatttattttgtttgttgtgcaTGTCCTGTACTGATGGTTAGAGCATGTCTATGCTGGATTTATCTTGAGTTGTTATGTGATGTTTGTTAACAGGTATTGGGTTGGTGTTCATAGTTAGTCTATGCTGAATTTATCTTGAGAGTTGTTGTGTATGTTATGTGGTGTTTGTTAAGAGGTTTCGGGTTCGTGGTCATGTCTGGTTGTGAGTGTATTTAGAAGAGTCGCGCCACCATAGGTGGCGTGACTCTATTATATAATAGAATCACGCCACCATTGGTGGCGTGATTCTCGTAAATAGAAGAATCACGCCACCAATGGTGGCGTGACTCTATTATATACGAGAGTCACGCCACCATTGGTGGCGTGATTCTCCTAAATACAACGCTAATCACGCCATCTTGGATGGCGTGGattgttattttggtaaatattttccCCCAAAAGTCATATACGTAATTATTTATactcaaattgttattttcGTAAAAAACTCTTTTTCGAACAATAGGTCTTGCATTCCACGCCATTTTTTGGTAGAAACAAATATTCAGTGTATCTGCACACCACATCATTCCATTGACGTGATACGCATGCACCATGAGGAGATGACACATGGCGACTTTAATTGAGTCACCCGATATtctctttttttagtttttctctctccctcttatcttctctccctctcattgtctctctttctcttgtcATCAACAGTTCTGTCTCCATCTCTCTTCTCAATTTTAAAACCATCTTTCTTGGTCCCCACATTCTCCATCTCTCTTATCAAATGTTCAGTGTCTTGGGGTATCAGGAATCAAGATGATAGGAGTCATAGGACCATATACTCGGGAATCCACTTACTAGGAAATTTTGTTATATTTGAGCAATACAACAAAAGGGCAAAGCGAAGGACTGATACCTATAGTCAAGTAAAAGAATCAGCAAAACAACGATGGGATCGGTCGGCGATGGTGGAAAATGGGAAGGACCGGTCATGGTCCAGATCTGAAATTCGAAAACTTCAAACGACtattgaagaaaatgaaggagTTGAATTGCTTTTGCGATCTTAATTCCAAAACAAACCAAGATCCCCTCTGGATACTTATAATCTATAGCAATGACATTGAGATCCCTTtttagagagaaagaaagagcatTGTAATGTGCAGTGTAGACGCCTAAGCGTAAACAAGGAAGAGATTAGGATGTAAGCTTTTGATGACTGGGATAAAGTGGAAACGTGTCAAGTATTGAGTGGAGTATGCAAACCACATCAGAGTGATGACGTGGTGTGTTGCTCCCACGGAATATTTTCTCCTTATTTCCTATGGGAACAAGATTTGAAAGTCCATTTTTTGTTTGTCTCTCTACACAAACATAGCTTCTTCAATGGAGGACCCACAGAGGACAAGAGGCGAAAAAGAGCTGAAAGAATTCAAAAAGAATGTGACCCACGAAACAGTGAATCTCGCTGGCCTTGCTATTGGCCTTAACGTACGGTTGAGATCATCTGATATGCCAGTACATATGCAAGAGCATGCTATTCATTGTACAAGATCGTCCCTTGATTTTGGATCCTAAAAGGCACCCAAACCCAACCCAACTCTCCCATTGAGAGCGACGACACGTGAGTCTTCGGTGCAAGTGTCTCCGAAAAATCTACCACTACAAGAGATTGGAGAACCATTGCAGAAAACCCATTTCAAAACCAACATTAATGCAACAAAGAAGTGAGAGAGGGAGGAGAGCTATATTGGCACAAATTTCCAAAAATAGTGGTTGTGTATACTAATTTATGGGGtgtgttgatgtaaattatcagcaatcgaattgtggagaatgagtggcaaatataagacaaaacagagagattttacatGGTTCAGCTTTGAGTCTAGatccacggtgcagaatgatatggtatcttttttatcacttgtgaatatAGTGCGAGTAAGAAATCGAATCCCCGTTCCACCCTcttaatgaactccttttatgcttttcttgagaagttaccagcagttgtggcagttagagaagttcatagtaatttggaggagtttacggcagtttggaggagtttgtagtagtttgcagtggtttcggctgttaccatttaacgaggaattGCCTTCTCTTTGGCTTCGTCCcctagttattggttcggccttatttaCATCGGCTTCGTATTGCTttgataagaccaagtcctttttggactgtgagTTCTGGTCTGCTTTacgttgttgggcttcggggccctagcctttgttcggcttttatgttgtttgggttgaacatgacccatataatttgttgaggttgactttgacccctacactttgccccctatttttaagtttgatttaaacttaaaaatattttgcttgggGTTGCGTCTTCTTCAGAGCTCTTCGTCTCATCATCTCTGTTTAGAGTTTTTACATTTTTTGACTGTTGAAGTatttctgcaattgcaatttcagaacaaTGAGATTAATAATGAAAATATCTTTGTCAAGATAAAACGTAAATACTTCATACATGGGAATAAATATGCAATAGTATAACTCTTAACGAGCCCAGGTgcgaataacatcatttatgatattcattgcattcccaacatgggctgcaagatctaaaagagattcttgtaatcgataaacgttctgatttcgagaatgaccccaagcGTTATCACGAACTCTGTTCAGCGCATCTCTGGTCGCTCGAAGCACATCCGTATAAGACTGGTTTCGTTCGTACTCGTTTTGCAGATTTCTTTCGGCTTCCTCAAGAAGTCCTTTTAAGCCTTCGATGGAGTTTTGAGGGTTTTCCTCATACAATTCTTCAGATATtacaaatatttcaacgacTGAATCGTCTGGTTCGTCGTTATTTCGAGATGTGGATCCTTCTCCTTTGGCGTCTGCCTTTTTTGAAGATGAAGCGTCTTCGTTTCTTGCCCGTTTGGAAGGAATGAGATTCTCTTTCTCGTCTAATGCTCTTTTTACAGGAGTGGAATCAGAAGAACTCGTTTTGCTAGGTGTTGAGGAATTTTTTGGGAGGAAGAAGGAATGTCTTCTCCCTCCTTCTTGTCGTGTATTTAAAGATGAAAGATTCACATTTAAAGAAGCAGTTATTCCTgaagaacgtggggaagctaaacggTTACACCGTTTTTAGAGATCATGGTGTCTCTTCGTATTtcgaaataaacaattcaaatatCCCGCCTTTTATATTCGTTGTAAATGAAATGGAATTTCGTAGAAAtcttcttgaaataaaattggaaaaagGAAAATGGGCAGGAATTTTAATCTAGGgtgtaaagaacactgtctattccatctacaacagatactgtgatctcagtgattgcttcgtgcaatttatctggatcatgactacttgcttgtCGGCCCCACGACATATATCAAACGCCTTGTATGGCATATTTTGAGACCATGAGTTGTCttctgtagtcttgaactttgtcaattgctttcttaagtctccttttggtttccatcagagccttttgtagagattcgatggttttctggtgatcgTCCTCGCATACATCTTCCCTTATAGAGGAGAGgctgaatctgggatcatttccatcttcatcttctttagaagtagaaccttcatcggtTCTAGatctttttgcaggtggagagttaggagtatccatcctcgaagatttcttgaggaaaatattggttTCTACTAATTTTTACTTTTGCATATTTATACGAATGAAATATGATGGAAGTTACTTTTTCCttggaagttgtgatagatAATGGGGAGATGGACGGTTGTAACATTAATCCACGTCTTTTTTCGAGGAGTTGGAATGTCTTTTGGTTTGCTCGAGGATTAACTAAtcagaattgatattaaattattggagttgaattatttttggaattttgggaAGCTTCGTCTTTTTCTAATAGAGTTTCGTCTTCCTCTAATAAAGCTTCGTCTTTTAATGGTGAGATTTTTGTTTCACCTAAAAGTTTCATCTATGACAGAAATTGAATATATTTGGAACCTAGCGAGGAAATTCTCAGTTCGTTTATGAATGCTATCTTTGATAGAGGTTAAATAAACATggaataatatttataaatagttaaaattgtTCAAGCCtttaaggtcttggccataaggcatgatgcattctaactagattattcttcataaaaagattgatgttttgtaaggCTTGTCGCAGCTTTTGAGGATCATCCTCCATAGCAGCATTTTCTGACATGTCTCGAAGCCGATAAAGTGACCGTCCAGCCAATTTGTAGGCTCGGGTAAGCTCCATTATCCTTCTCTCTGCTTCATGGAGATCTTTATCTAAACGTATCACCAAATCTTGCAGATCGGAGACATGTTGATATGGATCATACCCGTCGGGATAGAACTTTAattgttgaagttcttctgcCATTTCAGATGATCCTTTATCTGACTTGGTTGGCggtttggacattatttttCGATATTTAGGCTCGATAGGATTTTTGGAAGAACTCATGACTGTagaggttttttgttttggaagtggtatttctttggtttttctctAGTATATTTATAGGGAAAAGAGCGCAATTTTAGAAGTTGAATCATGTTTCGATTctaacaagtttttttttaaggagATGTAATGTAACACTGCCGTTTTCGCCATttatcgagaagttacttttgattGAACGGCTCTGATTAGTTCGTAGTAGAACGATTTCggaggagttttaacttttgaattttgaatttactgtTTAGTCCTTGGtggttttttaatgggtttactgtaaccacccactatcttaaaacttcCAGAACACGACTCGACTTTCGGTACgtttcttgacttcttctttttcgagTTTTCGATCATAGCTTGGTTTGGTTCTTCCGAAAAATTTATAGataggtttgagagagaaaatgagaggGACGAATTTAATTTCGGTCCCCAAATTATTCCGAGTGAGAATCAGGATATTATGAATACTCGAGATGAGTTTCCTGACAACGATATGTTTGAAAGAGGTCTAGGGGCGAAAACCACCAGTCTTAGGGTTTCATCTTACTCTGAATCTGAAGGAATGTCGGGTCAAAAGATGATTAGTCCATCTAAAGTTAGCCTTTTACCAACCACCTGTTCAAAAAGTAAAACTCAAAAAGTTTTTGAGGAAGAGGTTATAGTAGACAAGGATCCTGCTTCTGTATTAACGGAAGAGGATTTAGGCAATATTagagttgagttcaaaattccatAGGAGATAGAGATGCGAATTCCTAGTTCTAACGAATCAGCCTCTTATGAATTTCCAGGGTGGACTGTGGTATATGCTATAACATTGAGGTGTGGATTAAAGTTTCCTTTGGGACCTTTAGTTAAGTCTGTATTAAGATTTTTTGAAGTTGCCCCCTGTCAACTCATGCCTAATTCTTGGCGGATTTTGTTGTCTTTAGAAGCTTTAAGTGTGAaattcaatctttcttttggccttcatgaatttcttgctgcctatttttggcaaaaaaataaaaaggatgtaGGTAGGTTTATGTTATCAAAGaaggataaggaaaatttgatcgCTGGAACCACCTCTAGTGATCATAACTGGTAGAAGAGGTATTTCTTGGTAAGGAAGGAAACTCTTCTGGGAGATGATGAGGTTATCCCTAGTTCATGGAAAATTCAAGGTATAATCTATTtaaattctattttattttcatctaaaCGTTTTGTGAATATTTATCTTTCTATGGCAGGGAAATCTCCTAAGATAACTATCACTAAGGAAGCTCAAAGGAATTGTCAATTATTTCTAAAGACAATTCCTCGTCCTGAGAGATATTGGAAATTTGTCTcctcaaaatatctttttgaaagtaagttaagaaaatatttatgatttgtattttgttttttgtttctaacaatttcttttcGATTTTTGACAGAACCTCATATGGCCCCATGAACAATTGTTCCTTTGACTCttaaggagattgctgaaaagaagaaagttcaGAGAAGCTCTAAGGAGAAGAGGACGAAGAGAAAACATGACTCTAACTTGGGACTTCATAGCGAGTTAGGAACAATTGCTGAGGTTATTGAGACTCTTGAAGTTCCTGAGGACAATGTAGATGATGATTCTACACttgtgaggaagaagaaacctAGGTTATCGTCCCCTTCTTCGATAGATGCAAGTGCGGGATTGCACAGGGAGGCCGATGACATCATTcaggttcctgatgatgaagtgaGAGAGGAGACcgtgagaagagaaggaaaagatcctgttcatccagtttcacctctgagagctTTGCTTGAAAAAGAGTTGAGACTATCGGGTGTTGATCTTCCGTCTAATCTTCCGGTAAGGAGTTTTGAGATGTCGATCCCTAACATCCCTCTTTATTCGAGGCCTGCtgagttatttcctgatttGCATAAATTGGCTTATCCCCTTGGTTTCACCCCTCCTAAATTGAATCTTGAGGATGCTTCTATTTATAGCATTTCTCATGTTTTTCAGGTATTTTCAAAActcaatttatttgtatttctatgttaaattaaaagtaaccttcatcttcttctttcaggctttgtcagttcagctttacattgataaagaaATCAAAAAGTTAAGTGAGGAAGTAAGGAGTCTTCATCTTTCCAGCGGACTACTACAGGCcgatattaaaaaattttcgGAAGCCGAAGAGCAGGAGAAAAAACTAAGGATAGAGGCCGAAGCGCAATTGGAAAAAATGAAGactgctgctgctgaagcttTAAAGAAATCTGAAGATAAATTCGATGAATTAGACAGAAGGCATATTGCTTTGAAGACTGATTTCACAGATCAGGGCAAACAATTGTCCAACATAATACAGCAGCAGAAAGTTACAGAAGAGCAACTATCAGATTTCAAagttaaatttgaagaaaatgaaatcaaattgaagGTAGGAAGTTGACTCCAAATTGAAAGATTGCGAAATTGAGTTAAGTGCCTCTATCGAGAAAGCAAATCGGCTATCAGATGAATTGACAGAATCAAAGAAAGATATCGATTTTTACAAGGGAGAATGTGCTCTTGCTgctggaaaggaaagaatcaaagcCTTGGGGGAGGTGATGACGCAATATAAGGCCGGTACtttaaatgaagaagaagttgatcgaatgatcaaagaatatgaagaattcaaggtCATCAATGCGATGTAAATTTCTGCCTCTGAAGCCGAAGACGACGTTTAggcttatatttttaatttttgtaatcTTGTATCTTCCCTGTTAGTCTCAAATACGATCTTAACtcttttatatttcttattaATTGAGATTTACGACTTTAATTGTctgcttaaaattttaactatgATGCAAAGAAAATTATGCTTAAATAAAGAGTTAAATGTACATGACCTTTTGGGGAAATTAGAGGACATCAATCTTCTTTACTTTGATCGTCGTCCAAACTTTGacattttatccaatatgctaatagatcctgcaataatcaagtatagaacgatgggggtgatgtaatgcggtctgtcagacacttatatttgctgagcatatatatgtatatattcaactcaattgagaaaatatatacatttcagtgattcatcatccagatccctatatacaatatatatatatatatatatatatatattttttaggaaagatataacctgagatgtttCGCATTCCAGCTGTTGCTAAGTATCTTCCCTTCTCTGGTTTGCAATCTGTAAGCACCATTGCCGACGATATCTATGATTCTGTAAggtccttcccatgtggccccTAGTTTTCCAGAATTCAACTGTTTTGTATTCTGGAAAACTTTTGGTAAAACCCAGTCACCAATATTGAAAGCTCTTGAGCTGactgttttgttgtaatattttgtgATCCGATGCTTGTAAGCTGCTGTTCTAACAGATGAAAGATTTCGTTCCTCAAGCATATCTAATTCATCGATGAGAACGATGTTATTCTCCTCatcttttttccattcaaatcgtgctgttggaaggccaacttcaactggtagcactgcttcagttccataagttaaagaaaatggagtttcacctgttgaagttctCACTGTTGTTCGATATGACCACAGAACTCCTGGGAGTTCGTCTGCCCAGGCTCCCTTTGTGTTTTCcagtctcttcttcaaagtgttgactatCGTCTTGTTTGTAGCTTCCGCTTGGCCATTTGATTGTGGATGCCTTGGTGATGCGAAGCAAAGCTTTATCTTCCA belongs to Tripterygium wilfordii isolate XIE 37 chromosome 2, ASM1340144v1, whole genome shotgun sequence and includes:
- the LOC120010282 gene encoding uncharacterized protein LOC120010282: MTSPWNRNVTSGFSIADEYEQNQEQSSAWVRYTQTDIGSSYKQASSYVNLNLIPEMCMDEDDNHFEQAIANNEFDLVEDEPGIHTDDSDDDEEDGGNVGLNIDSGIDNENGHINLEEMVPEFGDVSQAEYAVCRDWDKQNQGPYDTLAEKEVFENKKELIRAVKMWHIQNNSQYKTQRSSKSELQLICMKEPICNWYLRAMKKEKFNLWMITVIKGRHTCTNASLHHGHRQLDAEYIADEVIHIVKADLKINIAAIQAYASSHLKYPVSYRKAWVAKQKVMEKLFGTFEDSYNMLPRFLQALQISNPGSIVNLNYKECVNGVATFGRVFWAFRPSIEGFHFCRPLISIDGTHLYGKYKGKLLIAVAFDADNGLFPLCYAIVDEESSNNWGWFIDNIRSYVTNRPGICVLSDRHAGILAAMRDRWPEPVAYHRYCSRHFVSNFHDKFKDVDMKNAVNLMANEPSRQKFDLWMSRVKDINIAAWNYLDRAGKEKWSLSYDDGHRYGNMTTNMSEIFNSVLKGGRFLPITALVQLTFYRCNKYFVKRRMEAEQYRLQGSELPPQVYGHISRENEDAKRQHVRMFNHDPPTFQVTTRTRGAENNQHGERRAVVCLGERPEDQSCSCNMWLLYHRPCSHVLACCSVNKIDWRQYMEAYFTIGAYESSYAPIFCPIPDESGWQIYSGPVVIADPDQRRSSKGRPKSTRIRNEMDAREGRSSNKCSICGQRGHNKKSHKSTAQSGAS
- the LOC120010291 gene encoding serine/threonine-protein phosphatase 7 long form homolog — its product is MARTRGGRSSSHSGTPVVRDLREDRPEPDDRSILYMQANHRSEDVWRRQDTGVPIRFRQHVFWSLDARVRHYVIQAGFYGITQIGNIKLDNGLLTALVERWRRETHTFHFRVGEMTITLEDVAILLGLRVDGPAVTGTGIYDWDDVMLRLLGRVALSTEREGASLSLSWLVLHFGENNPPIDDAPEEVLQQYARAYILAMFGSILFPATTGDSIPLIFLPLLADLRQTSMYSWGGAVLACLYRNLCRGCMGSARTIGGCGLLLQLWSWERLHVCRPGMRTLDPPAGLPDEPPRPLGASWRGNRTYRRSPRQVLIFARDELDQQKPHQVQWMPYTTARLMDAPVVCIGGSRVWRAVVPLICFEMIELHCPDRVMRQFGITQHVPHPVDTNEKLHDLNRRGRGDVDWSIQNATWIAQWDDRLSQIAQERFPRTSIDEYMHWYFSITRRVIGAPSTVRRLADLDYAPQGGRLRRVATLALAGARRAANALRDAVNESAASIATNWLGSCRDILEEVGEGNRFEEIIGNVEATPQHRRRHPGGPSHIRTRVSCAPDFTMHASQLTQDEPGQSTTPTTWARHRTI